The Bacillus pseudomycoides genome contains a region encoding:
- a CDS encoding alpha/beta-type small acid-soluble spore protein has product MKYEIAQEFGVQLGPDTTSRANGSVGGEITKRLVAMVEQQLSGEFTH; this is encoded by the coding sequence ATGAAGTATGAGATTGCACAAGAATTTGGCGTACAGCTCGGTCCAGATACAACATCTCGTGCAAACGGTTCTGTTGGTGGTGAAATTACAAAACGTTTAGTAGCCATGGTTGAGCAACAGCTTAGCGGTGAATTCACTCATTAA